A single genomic interval of Panthera tigris isolate Pti1 chromosome E3, P.tigris_Pti1_mat1.1, whole genome shotgun sequence harbors:
- the UFSP1 gene encoding inactive Ufm1-specific protease 1: MGDKPPGFRGSQSWIGCVEASLCLDHFGGPQGRLCHIPRGAGLQGELERLYSHFAGGGGPVMVGGDADAQSKALLGVCLGSGTEAYVLILDPHFWGAAKNPSELQAAGWVGWREVGTAFDHNSFYNLCLTSRNSQKQQHALD, encoded by the coding sequence ATGGGCGACAAGCCCCCCGGGTTCCGGGGCTCCCAGAGCTGGATCGGTTGTGTAGAAGCCAGTCTCTGTCTCGACCACTTCGGAGGGCCCCAGGGGCGCCTATGTCACATACCCCGTGGAGCAGGGCTTCAGGGGGAACTGGAGAGGCTTTACTCCCACTtcgcagggggcggggggcctgtAATGGTTGGGGGGGATGCGGACGCCCAGTCCAAGGCCTTGCTGGGGGTTTGCCTGGGATCAGGCACGGAAGCCTATGTTCTGATATTGGACCCTCACTTCTGGGGTGCCGCGAAAAACCCTAGTGAACTGCAGGCTGCTGGGTGGGtgggatggagagaggtgggcaCAGCCTTTGACCACAACTCCTTCTACAACCTGTGTTTGACCAGCCGCAACTCCCAAAAGCAGCAGCACGCACTGGACTGA